One genomic region from Spirochaeta lutea encodes:
- a CDS encoding aminotransferase-like domain-containing protein — translation MKKESFKYLEIARALETMIEQWRRGETAHRPPRAFPSIRQTAREWSVSPNTVVQAYGVLESQGLIRGVERSGWQLIPPGEGVRRLAVPGVSKALEPRGAELSLLMENAMDAARSSAGIPLGIAAPGADLIPQSQLSGLLRRQTAREEAWGYDFAPGRRSLRAQIAQLMIRLGTGIPAEAGHILMTRGATEGLYLALSAVTSPGDLLLTESPCFSGYLVLARQLGLRILPLPTHPETGLDPRGLEEPISRHSGHACLLVSPNYANPLGSLMPWEHRTRIAELCRQGDIPVIENDVAGLIRFEGPVTPSLSSLVSRGVYLSSFSKTVGPGLRLGWVHSTGQMFEAMTARSVAQSTGGSALMALMMEDFLGSGGFYRHLYRLRREAQERRNTMIHALNRVLPRGSRITRPRGGLVLWIELPQGSDTMVLQRLARDQGITIAPGAIFSAHGEYASCIRLGYGAASPGQIRRGVEILGRLIHLQREEPV, via the coding sequence GTGAAAAAGGAATCCTTCAAATATCTGGAAATCGCCCGGGCCCTGGAGACGATGATCGAGCAGTGGCGCCGAGGGGAGACGGCGCACCGTCCCCCCAGAGCATTCCCGAGTATCCGGCAGACCGCCCGGGAATGGTCGGTGAGCCCCAATACGGTGGTTCAAGCCTACGGGGTTTTGGAATCCCAGGGGCTCATCCGGGGGGTCGAACGGTCTGGGTGGCAGCTGATACCTCCAGGGGAGGGTGTCCGGCGTCTCGCGGTACCGGGGGTATCCAAGGCCCTGGAACCCCGGGGGGCTGAATTGAGTTTGTTAATGGAAAATGCCATGGATGCTGCCCGAAGTTCCGCCGGAATCCCCCTGGGCATCGCTGCGCCGGGGGCGGATCTCATCCCCCAGTCCCAGCTGTCCGGTCTCTTGCGGCGTCAGACCGCCCGGGAGGAGGCCTGGGGGTACGACTTTGCACCGGGAAGACGGTCCCTTCGGGCTCAGATCGCCCAACTCATGATCCGGCTGGGGACGGGCATTCCCGCCGAGGCAGGCCACATACTCATGACCCGGGGAGCCACGGAGGGGCTCTACCTGGCTCTCTCGGCCGTAACCAGTCCCGGGGACCTTCTGCTCACCGAGAGTCCCTGTTTTAGCGGATACCTGGTTCTGGCAAGGCAGCTGGGGCTTCGGATACTGCCCCTGCCGACCCACCCGGAAACGGGTCTGGATCCCCGGGGCCTTGAGGAACCTATCTCCCGGCATTCCGGCCACGCATGTCTGTTAGTGAGCCCCAACTACGCCAATCCCCTGGGCTCCCTCATGCCCTGGGAACATCGGACCAGAATCGCCGAGCTTTGTAGACAGGGGGATATTCCAGTAATTGAGAACGACGTCGCCGGCCTCATACGATTTGAGGGCCCGGTTACCCCCAGCCTATCCAGCCTCGTTTCCCGGGGGGTGTATCTCAGCTCTTTCTCCAAAACCGTGGGGCCGGGTCTTCGGCTCGGCTGGGTTCATAGCACGGGGCAGATGTTTGAGGCTATGACCGCCCGGTCCGTGGCCCAATCAACGGGCGGTTCCGCCCTCATGGCCCTTATGATGGAGGATTTTCTTGGTTCAGGGGGATTCTACCGTCACCTGTACCGGCTACGCCGGGAGGCTCAGGAACGGCGGAATACCATGATTCATGCCCTGAACCGGGTGCTGCCCCGGGGCAGCCGCATCACCAGACCCCGGGGAGGGCTGGTATTGTGGATCGAACTACCTCAAGGAAGTGATACGATGGTGCTCCAACGGTTAGCCCGAGACCAGGGTATTACCATTGCTCCGGGAGCGATTTTTTCCGCCCATGGGGAGTACGCTTCCTGTATACGCCTGGGGTACGGGGCCGCCTCACCAGGGCAGATCCGCCGGGGAGTGGAGATCCTGGGGCGGCTCATCCACCTTCAGCGGGAAGAGCCGGTATGA
- a CDS encoding aminotransferase-like domain-containing protein, producing MMITGSKRSSRLPGSEIRSLLRHAGSRDIISLAGGHPRDELLPLQHLQEAVGRALTRFGRRSLQYGRTEGEAELRDWVCGYYQDRGIRVTPEQVLITSGSQQGLDLLARGLFDPGDPVYMNDPGYIGAIQAFQAAELVCQPWNFTSTPGSAPGNLYIVPNFANPTGESLPREVRRALLQSSHWIIADDPYGQISFCGPTSPWLPDIPIEDGPLILLGSGSKWLCPGLRIGWIVAPTALIELLGRLKQAADLQTSTLSQFTFLELAGLLPPEGARDLLVPVYRQQRDAMVTALKRYWDDDGAFRTPQGGFFLWLTLPEGWSAGDFAARALERGVAVVPGTAFALDRSRPGHPGTIRLSYSKETPEMIDRAIARLAEIL from the coding sequence ATGATGATTACAGGTTCTAAACGGTCCAGCCGGCTGCCCGGCTCAGAAATCAGATCCCTGCTCCGCCATGCCGGATCCCGGGATATCATAAGTCTGGCAGGAGGCCATCCCCGGGACGAACTCCTCCCCCTGCAGCACCTCCAAGAAGCAGTCGGACGCGCACTAACTCGGTTCGGTCGCCGCAGTTTACAGTACGGTAGGACCGAGGGCGAGGCGGAATTGAGGGACTGGGTCTGCGGATACTACCAGGACCGGGGAATACGGGTTACCCCTGAGCAGGTTCTCATTACCTCGGGAAGCCAGCAGGGACTGGATCTCCTAGCCCGGGGACTCTTTGATCCCGGGGATCCGGTGTACATGAATGATCCAGGGTATATTGGAGCAATCCAGGCCTTTCAGGCAGCAGAACTGGTTTGCCAGCCATGGAATTTCACTTCAACCCCTGGGAGTGCCCCGGGAAACCTCTACATTGTTCCCAACTTTGCCAATCCCACCGGAGAGAGCCTGCCCCGGGAGGTTCGTCGTGCTCTTCTGCAATCCTCCCACTGGATTATCGCCGACGATCCCTACGGCCAGATTAGTTTCTGCGGTCCGACAAGTCCCTGGCTTCCGGACATACCTATAGAGGACGGGCCCCTGATCCTTTTGGGTAGCGGATCAAAGTGGCTCTGCCCGGGACTTCGCATCGGATGGATCGTTGCCCCCACCGCCCTTATCGAGCTTCTCGGACGGCTGAAACAGGCAGCGGATCTGCAAACCAGCACCCTGTCCCAGTTCACCTTCCTCGAGTTAGCCGGGCTTCTCCCCCCCGAGGGGGCGAGGGACCTGCTGGTTCCGGTGTACAGACAACAACGGGATGCCATGGTCACCGCTCTGAAGCGTTATTGGGATGATGACGGGGCCTTCCGCACTCCCCAGGGCGGATTCTTCCTCTGGCTGACCCTCCCCGAAGGCTGGTCCGCCGGGGACTTCGCTGCCAGGGCATTGGAGAGGGGGGTCGCTGTGGTTCCGGGTACGGCCTTTGCCTTGGATCGCAGCCGGCCCGGGCACCCTGGCACGATCCGGCTGAGTTACAGCAAGGAGACTCCCGAGATGATTGACCGGGCTATAGCACGTCTTGCTGAGATCCTGTAG